A single region of the Mannheimia bovis genome encodes:
- a CDS encoding SLC13 family permease, whose amino-acid sequence MSWDIVATLAVTFIAVFLFATEKIRMDAVAVLVLSSLVLLGQIDTKSALSGFSNSATVTVTAMFVLAAGLQNSGALDSIGGLLAKVKTPWLFILVLCGVNAAISPFVNNTAVVAVLIPIVIAASQNINLAPSKSLIPLSFASQMAGVCTLIGTSTNLLVNSIAQNQGHSGFGMFEFAPLGIIFFLVGTVYLLLTSRFLLPESRLQLEEGVGFGKYVSELKVNKNSVLIGKSLAESGLIEEFSLFAVGLLRNGERLSTPSHQVLQKHDIILLRGESADLSGAREKYGLHHVVYGRRDLDEDDFDDLMVAEVMIAPTSRWVGGTIPILQQRWNKDATVLGLQRRSRVIRERLRGISFKMGDILLLTLPKEDMDDLRKDKDFIVLSSDLVKTEESWRAKFALWVMVGVVGTAAIGIVPIAISSLVGAVAMCLAGCLTADEAYQSIDWKIILVIAGLLPLGEAMANSGAAQFIVDNTLGKVGHFGPLVVLAVLYLLTSTLTEFMSNAGTAVLLTPIAISTAQALGVDASPFIIAVMFAAATSFMTPVGYQTNTMVYGAGGYKFGDFIKIGLPLNIIFWILGVIFIPVFFPFNP is encoded by the coding sequence ATGTCTTGGGATATTGTGGCAACACTGGCAGTAACTTTTATTGCGGTGTTTTTATTTGCAACCGAAAAAATTCGTATGGATGCGGTTGCTGTTTTAGTTTTATCATCATTAGTGTTATTAGGGCAAATTGATACTAAATCGGCATTAAGTGGATTTTCAAATTCTGCAACGGTTACTGTTACCGCAATGTTTGTGTTAGCGGCGGGTTTACAGAATAGCGGAGCGTTAGATAGTATCGGTGGCTTGCTGGCAAAGGTTAAAACGCCTTGGTTATTTATTTTAGTATTATGTGGCGTGAATGCAGCAATTTCGCCTTTTGTGAATAATACAGCAGTCGTTGCGGTATTAATTCCAATTGTAATTGCGGCATCACAAAATATTAATCTCGCCCCCTCTAAATCCTTAATTCCTTTATCCTTTGCTTCCCAAATGGCAGGGGTTTGTACTCTGATTGGTACATCAACTAACTTATTAGTAAACTCCATCGCACAAAATCAAGGACATTCAGGCTTCGGAATGTTTGAATTTGCTCCTTTAGGGATTATTTTCTTTTTAGTCGGTACGGTTTATCTATTATTGACCAGTCGTTTCTTATTACCTGAATCACGCTTGCAACTTGAAGAAGGCGTGGGATTTGGTAAATATGTCTCTGAATTAAAAGTAAATAAAAATTCTGTTTTAATTGGTAAGAGTTTAGCCGAATCCGGTTTAATTGAAGAATTTAGTTTGTTTGCTGTAGGTTTATTGCGTAATGGAGAGCGTTTATCGACCCCAAGCCATCAAGTATTACAGAAACACGACATTATATTACTACGTGGCGAATCGGCAGATTTGTCAGGTGCACGTGAAAAATATGGCTTACATCACGTTGTTTATGGTCGCCGTGATCTTGATGAAGACGATTTTGATGATTTAATGGTAGCAGAAGTGATGATCGCTCCAACTTCACGTTGGGTGGGTGGCACTATTCCGATTTTGCAACAACGTTGGAATAAAGATGCTACGGTATTAGGATTGCAACGTCGTAGTCGAGTTATTAGGGAGCGTTTGCGTGGAATCAGCTTTAAAATGGGTGATATTCTATTATTAACGCTACCAAAAGAAGATATGGACGATTTACGCAAAGATAAAGATTTTATCGTCTTATCTTCTGATTTAGTAAAAACAGAAGAGTCTTGGCGTGCTAAATTTGCTTTATGGGTAATGGTTGGTGTGGTTGGTACAGCAGCAATCGGCATTGTACCTATTGCGATAAGTTCTCTAGTTGGTGCAGTTGCAATGTGTTTGGCAGGTTGCTTAACCGCAGATGAGGCTTACCAATCAATTGACTGGAAAATTATTTTAGTGATTGCCGGTTTACTTCCGCTTGGTGAAGCAATGGCAAACAGTGGGGCAGCTCAGTTTATTGTAGATAATACGCTCGGCAAAGTTGGGCATTTTGGTCCGTTAGTCGTGCTTGCAGTACTTTACCTACTTACTTCTACATTGACAGAATTTATGAGTAATGCAGGGACAGCCGTATTACTCACCCCAATTGCAATTTCAACAGCTCAGGCATTAGGGGTTGATGCCTCGCCGTTTATTATTGCAGTAATGTTTGCAGCCGCAACCAGCTTTATGACACCGGTCGGCTATCAAACTAATACGATGGTTTATGGTGCAGGTGGTTATAAATTTGGCGATTTCATCAAGATTGGCTTACCGCTCAATATCATATTCTGGATTTTAGGCGTTATTTTTATCCCTGTATTTTTCCCGTTTAATCCATAG
- the lolD gene encoding lipoprotein-releasing ABC transporter ATP-binding protein LolD, which produces MTELLRCENISKFYDEGEQKVQVLKDVSFSMNEGELVAIVGSSGSGKSTLLHTLGGLDQPSSGEVWVRGQSLQHLSSDKLALLRNQNLGFVYQFHHLMADFSALENVMMPMLIGKQNKTEAANRAEKMLQAVGLAHRITHRPSALSGGERQRVAIARALVNNPALVLADEPTGNLDQKTTESIFELIQQLNQEQNIAFLLVTHDLNLANKLSRRLVMRDGMLGEGSL; this is translated from the coding sequence ATGACAGAATTACTTCGCTGTGAAAATATCAGCAAATTTTATGATGAAGGTGAACAAAAAGTTCAAGTGCTAAAAGATGTTTCGTTTTCGATGAATGAAGGTGAGTTAGTGGCGATTGTCGGTAGCTCCGGTTCAGGTAAAAGTACCTTATTGCATACGCTTGGTGGGCTAGATCAACCCAGTTCAGGCGAAGTGTGGGTGCGTGGACAGTCATTACAACATTTAAGTTCTGATAAATTAGCCTTATTGCGTAACCAAAACTTAGGCTTTGTTTATCAATTTCATCACTTAATGGCGGATTTTTCCGCTCTTGAAAACGTGATGATGCCAATGCTAATCGGTAAACAAAACAAAACTGAGGCAGCCAACCGTGCCGAAAAAATGTTACAAGCGGTCGGATTAGCTCATCGAATTACACATCGTCCATCTGCGTTATCAGGTGGCGAACGCCAACGTGTGGCAATTGCTCGTGCGTTAGTAAACAACCCTGCTTTAGTGCTTGCCGATGAGCCAACCGGGAATTTAGATCAAAAAACCACCGAAAGCATTTTTGAACTCATTCAACAGCTTAACCAAGAGCAAAATATTGCGTTTTTATTAGTTACACACGATTTGAACCTAGCAAATAAACTTTCACGTCGCCTTGTAATGCGAGATGGTATGTTAGGCGAGGGGAGCTTATGA
- the lolE gene encoding lipoprotein-releasing ABC transporter permease subunit LolE, protein MSTPFFISWRYQRGKQKNRLVSLISLFSSIGIALGVAVLIIGLSAMNGFERELNSRVLSVVPHAELVSFQGNQAQPIVDSQKLEALVKKSENITASSPFVSFTALIENGSQLKIAQVRGVDPHKQDQVSKLSQFIPAEQWQAFTAQFKADEDGLILGAGIAKALEVEAGDEVTLLLPQPTEDGKLTQPLRFNMPVTGVLRLDGQLDHSYALIPLNKAQELMEYPPNQVSGVEMSLSNPFAVQSLAMPQLNGYPQPLYLNTWIEKFGYMYNDIQLVRTVMYIAMVLVIGVACFNIISTLIMAVKDKQGDIAIMRTLGANNGFIRRIFLWYGLLSGMKGALFGIILGVILSLNLTAIIKAIEGFFDIKLLSDGVYFVDFLPSELHWQDVGYVLIATIILSLFASLYPANRATKLEPAKVLSGH, encoded by the coding sequence ATGAGTACGCCCTTTTTCATTAGCTGGCGTTACCAACGGGGCAAGCAGAAAAACCGACTGGTTTCACTGATTTCGCTCTTTTCCAGTATTGGGATTGCACTTGGCGTTGCAGTGTTGATTATCGGGTTAAGTGCAATGAACGGATTTGAACGAGAACTAAATAGCCGTGTACTTTCAGTTGTGCCGCACGCAGAACTTGTGTCGTTTCAAGGTAATCAAGCCCAACCCATTGTTGATAGCCAAAAACTAGAAGCATTGGTAAAAAAATCGGAAAATATCACCGCTAGTTCCCCTTTTGTCAGCTTTACCGCCTTAATTGAAAACGGTTCACAGCTTAAAATTGCACAGGTGCGAGGGGTTGATCCGCACAAGCAAGATCAGGTAAGCAAACTCAGTCAATTCATTCCGGCGGAACAGTGGCAGGCTTTTACTGCTCAGTTTAAAGCCGATGAAGACGGCTTAATTTTAGGTGCGGGCATTGCGAAAGCCCTCGAAGTTGAGGCAGGCGATGAGGTAACGTTACTGCTCCCTCAACCAACAGAAGACGGCAAGTTAACCCAACCTCTGCGTTTTAATATGCCTGTTACGGGGGTGTTACGTTTAGATGGGCAGTTAGATCACAGTTATGCGTTAATTCCTTTAAACAAAGCCCAAGAGCTAATGGAATATCCGCCTAATCAAGTTTCAGGTGTTGAAATGAGTTTAAGCAATCCATTTGCGGTTCAAAGCCTTGCTATGCCGCAGCTTAATGGTTATCCGCAGCCACTTTATTTGAATACCTGGATCGAGAAATTCGGCTATATGTATAACGATATTCAACTAGTTCGTACCGTGATGTATATCGCAATGGTACTCGTCATTGGGGTTGCCTGTTTTAACATTATCTCTACGCTGATTATGGCGGTAAAAGATAAGCAAGGTGATATTGCTATTATGCGAACACTAGGGGCAAATAATGGCTTTATCCGCCGAATTTTCTTATGGTATGGCTTACTTTCAGGTATGAAAGGAGCATTGTTTGGGATTATCTTAGGCGTCATTTTATCGCTAAATTTGACCGCTATCATTAAAGCAATTGAAGGTTTCTTCGACATAAAATTGCTTTCAGACGGTGTTTATTTTGTTGATTTCTTACCAAGTGAATTACATTGGCAAGATGTGGGCTATGTACTTATTGCAACTATTATATTAAGTTTATTTGCAAGTCTTTACCCTGCTAATCGAGCAACAAAACTAGAGCCTGCGAAAGTATTAAGTGGGCATTAA
- a CDS encoding lipoprotein-releasing ABC transporter permease subunit, with amino-acid sequence MNLTPFFIAFRYFRSKSADRFGRLVTNLASLGIVLGVMTLVIVLSIMNGLENMQKNNLLSTLPHAIITPQEGHFSKQEKLALPAFATQSVMINRANVVIQSSEGINAGQLIGVENATDDPLLVDQNVPQLLPTGEFKVLVGSRLANKLNLNVGDKLRLMITENSQYTPMGRVPVQRLFEISGIYHSNREASEFTLFANLADVGRLLRITEDQVQGVRLYLQDPFQVTELSNYFDAERYKISDWREQKGEFFQAVKMEKNMMGLLISLIIVVAISNIVTSLSLMVVDKQGEIAILQTQGLTKKQVMQIFVFQGAIVGVIGSIIGGLLGMLIVSNLDQIILLLNPAIHLPTLISGTQIAVIVGVSILLSLLCTIYPAYRASKIEPAQALRYE; translated from the coding sequence ATGAATTTAACCCCTTTTTTTATTGCTTTTCGTTATTTTAGATCGAAAAGTGCAGACCGTTTTGGGCGGCTTGTAACCAACCTTGCCAGTCTTGGTATTGTGCTAGGTGTGATGACGTTGGTCATTGTGCTATCGATTATGAACGGGTTGGAAAATATGCAGAAAAATAATCTGCTTTCTACCTTACCACACGCCATTATTACGCCACAGGAAGGACATTTTTCCAAACAAGAAAAACTCGCTTTACCTGCATTTGCCACGCAAAGTGTGATGATTAACCGTGCGAACGTGGTCATTCAAAGCTCGGAAGGCATTAATGCCGGGCAGCTGATTGGTGTTGAAAATGCTACAGACGATCCTCTATTAGTTGATCAAAATGTGCCTCAATTATTGCCAACAGGTGAATTTAAGGTGCTGGTTGGCTCTCGTTTGGCTAATAAACTTAATTTAAACGTGGGTGATAAATTGCGGTTGATGATTACCGAAAACAGCCAATATACCCCAATGGGGCGAGTGCCTGTGCAGCGATTATTTGAAATTTCAGGCATTTATCACTCTAACCGTGAGGCGAGTGAATTTACCCTATTTGCTAATTTAGCTGATGTCGGCAGATTACTGAGAATTACCGAAGATCAAGTACAAGGCGTACGTTTGTATCTGCAAGATCCTTTCCAAGTTACTGAACTTAGCAACTATTTCGATGCAGAACGTTACAAAATCAGCGATTGGCGTGAGCAAAAAGGCGAATTTTTCCAAGCAGTCAAAATGGAAAAAAATATGATGGGCTTGTTGATTAGCTTGATTATTGTGGTTGCTATTTCAAACATTGTTACCTCATTGAGCCTAATGGTGGTAGATAAACAGGGCGAGATTGCAATTTTGCAAACACAAGGTTTAACTAAAAAACAAGTAATGCAGATTTTTGTATTTCAAGGAGCGATTGTGGGCGTGATTGGTTCAATCATCGGTGGTTTGCTTGGAATGTTAATAGTATCTAATTTGGATCAAATTATTCTCTTACTCAACCCGGCAATTCATTTACCAACCTTGATCTCAGGTACACAAATTGCGGTGATTGTTGGGGTTTCCATTTTACTTTCACTACTTTGTACCATTTACCCTGCATATAGAGCCTCAAAAATTGAGCCGGCTCAGGCATTACGATACGAATAA
- a CDS encoding 2-hydroxyacid dehydrogenase yields MTTPLNIVFLDRTGIPATHEIPRPSFAHTWTEYDSTTAEQTFERVKDADIIVTSKVLLQRDLLAKLPKLKLIAITATGTNNVDLEAAKEFGIAVKNVTGYSSVTVPEHVIGMIYSLKHRLTDYYRDLITSDRWATCGQFCYVDYPIQDIQGSTLGIFGKGNIGAEVARLAQAVGMKVIFAEHQGATEIREGYTAFEEVFKQADIISLHCPLTDKTKNLINAETLGLMKPTAYIINTGRGPLIDEQALLNALEQGKIAGAALDVLVKEPPEKDNPLILAARRLPNLLITPHVAWASNSAVTTLVNKVTQNMEEFVATGK; encoded by the coding sequence ATGACTACACCTCTTAATATCGTTTTTCTTGACCGTACAGGTATTCCTGCCACTCACGAAATCCCTCGTCCTAGCTTTGCTCACACTTGGACAGAATATGATTCCACCACAGCCGAGCAAACCTTTGAGCGTGTGAAAGATGCCGATATTATTGTTACCAGCAAAGTGTTGCTACAGCGTGATCTGCTGGCTAAATTGCCAAAGCTGAAATTAATTGCGATCACAGCGACAGGCACGAACAATGTGGACTTAGAAGCTGCAAAAGAGTTTGGCATTGCAGTTAAAAATGTAACCGGTTATTCAAGCGTTACTGTTCCTGAACACGTGATTGGTATGATCTATTCGCTTAAACATCGCTTAACCGATTATTACCGTGATTTGATTACTTCAGACCGCTGGGCAACTTGTGGGCAGTTCTGCTATGTTGATTATCCAATTCAGGATATTCAAGGCTCAACCTTAGGGATTTTCGGCAAAGGGAATATCGGTGCGGAAGTGGCTCGTCTGGCACAAGCGGTCGGAATGAAGGTTATTTTTGCAGAACATCAAGGAGCAACGGAAATTCGTGAAGGTTATACTGCTTTTGAAGAAGTATTTAAACAAGCGGATATTATTTCCTTACATTGCCCTTTAACCGATAAAACGAAAAACCTGATTAACGCTGAAACCTTAGGGTTAATGAAGCCAACGGCTTATATTATCAACACAGGACGAGGTCCGTTAATTGATGAACAGGCACTTTTGAACGCTCTTGAGCAAGGTAAAATTGCAGGTGCAGCACTTGATGTATTGGTAAAAGAGCCGCCAGAGAAAGATAATCCGCTAATACTTGCAGCAAGACGTTTACCGAATTTACTGATTACGCCACACGTTGCGTGGGCGAGTAATTCTGCGGTTACAACGCTAGTAAACAAAGTTACACAAAATATGGAAGAATTTGTGGCAACAGGTAAGTAA
- the rluB gene encoding 23S rRNA pseudouridine(2605) synthase RluB translates to MTTFQKKPSHTFRSERTADNRPSFKKGEPKLNEKSERKFGKTSEKPQRPTSKPFTARVAKKVEKTTASEALSQEKKAKIVGEKLQKILARAGQGSRRELEEIIASGRVSVDGKIATLGDRVQVSSSTKIRIDGHLINLISTQKEICRVLMYYKPEGELCTRSDPEGRATVFDRLPRLNGARWIAVGRLDINTSGLLLFTTDGELANRLMHPSREVEREYSVRVFGNIDDAMLQRLRKGVQLEDGPANFKQIKVVGGTGLNQWFDVTLTEGRNREVRRLWESQGVEVSRLIRIRYGNIKLDKGLPRGGWEEMGLEQVNYLRELVGLPAETETKVDVTANRRRTNIRQIRKAVKQHQKYRG, encoded by the coding sequence ATGACAACTTTTCAAAAGAAACCAAGCCACACTTTTCGCTCAGAGAGAACTGCGGATAATCGTCCATCTTTCAAAAAAGGCGAGCCGAAATTAAATGAGAAATCTGAACGCAAATTCGGTAAAACCTCAGAAAAACCACAACGTCCAACTTCTAAGCCATTCACGGCGAGAGTTGCAAAAAAAGTGGAAAAAACGACCGCTAGTGAGGCGTTATCTCAAGAGAAAAAAGCTAAAATCGTTGGCGAAAAGCTACAAAAAATCTTAGCTCGAGCAGGGCAGGGGTCTCGCCGAGAGTTGGAAGAGATTATTGCTAGCGGGCGTGTGAGTGTAGACGGCAAAATTGCTACCTTAGGCGATCGTGTGCAAGTGAGTTCTTCTACCAAAATCCGTATTGACGGACATTTGATCAACTTAATTTCTACGCAGAAAGAGATCTGCCGTGTACTAATGTATTATAAACCGGAAGGCGAATTATGTACCCGTTCTGACCCTGAAGGGAGAGCAACCGTATTTGATCGTTTACCACGTTTAAACGGAGCACGTTGGATTGCGGTAGGGCGTTTGGATATCAACACGTCAGGTTTATTACTCTTTACTACAGATGGCGAGCTTGCTAACCGTTTAATGCACCCAAGCCGTGAAGTGGAGCGTGAATATTCAGTGCGTGTGTTCGGCAATATTGACGATGCAATGTTACAACGTTTACGCAAAGGCGTGCAGTTAGAAGATGGTCCGGCTAACTTCAAGCAAATCAAAGTAGTTGGCGGAACGGGCTTAAACCAATGGTTTGATGTAACTTTAACCGAAGGGCGTAACCGTGAAGTTCGCCGCCTGTGGGAATCGCAAGGGGTGGAAGTGAGCCGTTTAATCCGTATTCGTTACGGTAACATTAAATTAGATAAAGGCTTACCGCGTGGCGGCTGGGAAGAGATGGGGCTTGAGCAGGTCAATTACTTGCGTGAACTGGTTGGCTTGCCGGCAGAAACAGAAACCAAAGTGGACGTAACTGCAAATCGTCGTCGAACCAATATTCGTCAAATTCGTAAGGCAGTTAAGCAACACCAGAAATATCGTGGTTAA